In Methanothrix sp., a genomic segment contains:
- the nifU gene encoding Fe-S cluster assembly scaffold protein NifU: protein MAQIGYNETVMDHFMNPRNVGVIENPDGYGKVGNPVCGDLMEIFINVKDERISDIKFRTFGCGSAIAVSSMVTEMAKGKSLDEAVKITRDDVAGELGGLPPQKLHCSNLGADALHAAIKDYWVKTGKISPKEAAAEEGAQEEEQEGE from the coding sequence ATGGCACAGATAGGCTACAATGAAACCGTTATGGATCACTTCATGAATCCCAGAAATGTGGGGGTGATAGAGAACCCGGACGGATATGGAAAGGTAGGAAATCCCGTCTGCGGCGACCTGATGGAGATATTCATCAATGTCAAGGACGAACGGATCTCTGATATCAAGTTCAGAACCTTCGGCTGCGGTTCAGCCATAGCCGTCTCCAGCATGGTCACAGAGATGGCAAAGGGAAAGAGCCTGGATGAGGCAGTGAAGATCACCCGCGATGATGTGGCCGGTGAGCTGGGAGGGCTGCCCCCTCAGAAGCTGCACTGCTCAAACCTGGGAGCCGATGCCCTACATGCAGCCATCAAGGACTATTGGGTGAAGACCGGAAAGATCAGCCCAAAGGAGGCTGCAGCAGAGGAAGGGGCCCAGGAGGAGGAGCAAGAAGGGGAGTGA
- a CDS encoding type II toxin-antitoxin system HicB family antitoxin, translating to MRTLSYRITLRKEPEGGYTVLVPALPGCVTYGKTVEEAIEMARDAINGYIESLIEDGEAIPVVSL from the coding sequence ATGAGAACTCTGAGCTATCGGATCACTCTTCGCAAGGAACCTGAAGGCGGCTATACTGTTCTAGTCCCGGCACTTCCCGGATGCGTTACCTACGGAAAGACAGTAGAAGAGGCCATTGAAATGGCCAGGGATGCAATCAATGGCTATATCGAAAGCCTGATAGAGGATGGCGAGGCAATTCCGGTCGTGAGCCTCTAA
- a CDS encoding PIN domain-containing protein: MIIYLDVCCINRPFDDQTEERIRMESEAVLVILKRCLSEWTLIGSEAIDYEISRIPDIERRGKVEQIASISREKIIMDEYIISRARQIEKQGLKPMDALHLACAERSADVMLTTDDEIVMAAIRTGAGIKVRVMNPARWLLDVL, encoded by the coding sequence ATGATAATATACCTGGACGTCTGCTGCATCAACCGGCCTTTTGATGACCAAACCGAAGAAAGAATCAGGATGGAATCAGAGGCAGTCTTGGTCATCCTAAAGCGATGCCTCTCAGAGTGGACTCTTATAGGTAGTGAAGCAATTGACTACGAAATCTCCAGAATACCGGATATCGAGAGGCGAGGCAAAGTAGAGCAAATTGCCTCGATATCAAGAGAAAAGATCATTATGGATGAATATATCATCTCCAGAGCTCGACAGATCGAGAAGCAAGGGCTAAAACCTATGGATGCTTTGCATCTGGCCTGTGCGGAGAGATCAGCAGATGTCATGCTGACCACGGATGATGAGATTGTGATGGCGGCGATTAGGACGGGCGCGGGCATTAAAGTCAGAGTCATGAACCCTGCAAGGTGGTTGTTGGATGTCCTCTAA
- a CDS encoding antitoxin family protein, which yields MRSALRFWQSLQQFNLPARSNIIYEGGVFKPLQKVDLEEGTKAIVILMPGRILDVARKYRIKVQRDMTSEFVGERR from the coding sequence GTGCGATCGGCCCTAAGATTCTGGCAGTCTTTGCAGCAATTCAATTTGCCCGCCCGCTCAAACATTATTTACGAGGGTGGCGTCTTCAAACCACTGCAGAAAGTAGATCTAGAGGAAGGAACGAAAGCTATCGTGATTCTCATGCCGGGGAGAATCCTGGATGTGGCCAGAAAGTATAGGATCAAAGTTCAAAGGGATATGACATCAGAGTTCGTCGGAGAGAGGCGATGA
- a CDS encoding type II toxin-antitoxin system RelE/ParE family toxin → MRKYSVLIDVDAETFLKKLPEKSNHIVKEALLSLGDDPIPGKGDKELLGKGIYRIHIGRSYTAAYKISMEEKRVMILWLGTIEQAHKLYGRLLE, encoded by the coding sequence ATGAGAAAATACTCTGTGCTCATAGACGTGGATGCAGAAACGTTCCTCAAAAAACTTCCTGAGAAGAGTAACCACATAGTCAAAGAGGCCCTCTTATCATTAGGGGACGACCCAATCCCTGGTAAGGGCGATAAAGAGCTGCTTGGCAAAGGTATCTACAGAATACACATTGGCCGATCTTATACCGCGGCCTATAAGATCTCCATGGAAGAAAAAAGAGTCATGATTCTGTGGTTGGGCACCATTGAGCAGGCTCACAAATTGTATGGCCGGCTACTGGAATAA
- the dph2 gene encoding diphthamide biosynthesis enzyme Dph2: protein MDRAPSIAGSSGSDPDPGGDSELGYELDLKRAIELIKRSQARRVGLQAPEGLKRAMPKAASRIAEETGAEVLISADPCYGACDVDMRLCQEVELLFHLGHAGLGEEPERVVFLEARMNEDLGEVAEKAVAQLRSRHVGVASTVQHIHRLDSALQALAEHGIEGHVGPASGRIRYPGQVLGCCYITARTLLGDSPVDDPIEEFLFIGTGQFHPLGIALATGKRVIAADPVSGEVSEIDPDPMLRRRFRAISKASEVKEFAVLISKKPGQRRVELAERMMALGRAHGRDMYLVYIDNIEPELLLNLGVKAAVSTACPRVALDDAAKYRIPILTPPEFEVLLGERSWEEYQFDEIDEIDVNRCRSM from the coding sequence GTGGACAGAGCACCCTCGATCGCTGGTTCTAGCGGGAGCGATCCCGATCCTGGAGGTGACAGCGAGCTGGGATACGAGCTGGATCTAAAGAGGGCGATCGAGCTGATCAAGAGGTCTCAGGCCAGGAGGGTGGGCCTGCAGGCTCCTGAGGGGCTGAAGAGGGCTATGCCCAAGGCCGCCTCCCGGATCGCAGAGGAGACGGGAGCAGAGGTGCTCATCTCCGCAGACCCCTGCTATGGGGCCTGCGACGTGGACATGAGGCTCTGCCAGGAGGTGGAGCTGCTCTTCCATCTGGGTCATGCAGGCCTGGGAGAGGAGCCGGAGAGGGTCGTCTTCCTGGAGGCGAGAATGAATGAGGATCTTGGAGAGGTGGCAGAGAAGGCGGTCGCCCAGCTCAGGTCAAGGCATGTGGGCGTCGCCAGCACCGTTCAGCATATCCACAGGCTGGATTCTGCTTTGCAGGCTTTGGCCGAGCACGGAATAGAGGGGCATGTGGGCCCAGCATCAGGAAGGATCAGGTATCCCGGCCAGGTACTGGGGTGCTGCTATATCACTGCCCGGACCCTCCTTGGAGACAGTCCTGTGGATGATCCCATAGAGGAGTTTCTGTTCATCGGCACAGGCCAGTTTCATCCCCTGGGAATCGCCCTGGCCACAGGAAAGAGGGTGATAGCAGCAGATCCGGTCTCAGGCGAGGTCTCCGAGATCGATCCTGATCCCATGCTCAGGAGGCGTTTCAGAGCCATCTCTAAAGCCTCGGAGGTCAAGGAATTTGCCGTCCTCATCTCCAAGAAGCCCGGTCAGAGGAGAGTGGAGCTTGCAGAGAGGATGATGGCTCTGGGCAGGGCTCATGGCCGAGATATGTATCTGGTCTATATCGACAACATCGAGCCGGAGCTGCTGCTCAATTTAGGGGTGAAGGCCGCAGTCTCCACCGCCTGCCCACGGGTGGCGCTGGATGATGCTGCCAAATACAGAATTCCCATTCTCACCCCGCCCGAGTTCGAGGTTCTGCTGGGGGAGAGGTCTTGGGAGGAATACCAGTTTGATGAGATCGATGAGATCGATGTTAACCGATGTAGATCGATGTAG
- the fen gene encoding flap endonuclease-1, translating to MGVDLGELLDRKKIEIRDLSGRWVAIDAFNTLYQFLSIIRQRDGTPLMDRQGNVTSHLSGLLYRTANLIEAGVKLAFVFDGEAPSFKAQTLAVRSEGRDKAASAWEEARAAGEDGFKYAQAASRINSEIIDDGRRLIQAMGLPVIQAPSEGEAQAAHMAARGDVDYAGSQDYDSLLFGAPLVVRNLAITGKRKLPKKNVFVDVQPEVIDLKEGLANLGITHKQLVEIGIMCGTDYNAGLERVGPKTALKLIREKGDLESILLEREESMAELGKIREFFLSPPVTDEYEIALRRPRVDEIVSFLVEERDFDHERVEKTARRLEEVYRSGQSTLDRWF from the coding sequence ATGGGCGTTGATTTAGGGGAGCTGCTGGATAGAAAGAAGATAGAGATCCGTGATCTCTCCGGCCGATGGGTAGCAATAGATGCCTTCAATACCCTCTATCAGTTCTTATCCATCATCCGGCAGAGGGACGGCACCCCTCTCATGGATCGCCAAGGAAATGTGACCTCTCATCTCTCTGGCCTGCTGTACCGCACCGCCAACCTGATTGAGGCCGGGGTGAAGCTGGCCTTCGTCTTCGATGGCGAGGCCCCAAGCTTCAAGGCACAGACTCTGGCTGTGAGATCAGAGGGCAGGGATAAAGCGGCCTCGGCCTGGGAGGAGGCTCGCGCAGCAGGAGAGGATGGATTCAAATATGCTCAGGCCGCCTCAAGGATCAATTCAGAGATAATCGATGACGGGAGAAGGCTCATCCAGGCCATGGGACTGCCGGTCATCCAGGCTCCTTCCGAGGGGGAGGCCCAGGCCGCTCATATGGCCGCCCGGGGCGATGTGGATTATGCCGGCAGCCAGGACTACGACTCCCTCCTCTTCGGCGCCCCCCTGGTGGTGCGCAACCTGGCCATCACCGGCAAGAGAAAGCTGCCTAAGAAGAATGTCTTCGTGGATGTGCAGCCGGAGGTGATCGATCTGAAGGAGGGGCTGGCCAATCTTGGAATCACCCATAAGCAACTGGTGGAGATCGGCATTATGTGCGGCACCGACTATAATGCCGGCCTGGAGAGGGTGGGGCCCAAGACCGCTCTGAAGCTCATCCGGGAGAAGGGAGATTTGGAGAGCATCCTCCTGGAAAGGGAGGAGAGCATGGCTGAGCTGGGTAAAATCAGGGAATTCTTCCTTTCGCCCCCGGTCACAGACGAGTATGAGATCGCCCTGAGAAGGCCCAGAGTGGATGAGATCGTATCCTTTTTGGTGGAGGAGAGGGACTTCGACCACGAAAGGGTGGAGAAGACCGCCAGAAGGCTGGAGGAGGTCTACAGGAGTGGACAGAGCACCCTCGATCGCTGGTTCTAG
- a CDS encoding iron-sulfur cluster assembly accessory protein — protein MIEVTKEAADMLKSKRVEGKVVRMFLAAVDSSGANYGMTMDDPKDDDVIFESRGIEIHMEPKDAELLAETIIDYVDDDRGTGFIIRGPEDTIDSCASCANAATCEHDHDSCDHDHGGCGHDHGHGGGCGCH, from the coding sequence ATGATTGAGGTTACTAAAGAAGCGGCTGATATGCTCAAGAGCAAGAGGGTGGAGGGCAAGGTCGTCAGGATGTTCCTGGCGGCTGTGGATTCATCCGGCGCGAACTATGGCATGACTATGGATGACCCGAAGGATGACGATGTCATTTTCGAGAGCCGGGGAATTGAGATCCACATGGAGCCCAAGGATGCAGAGCTTCTCGCGGAGACCATCATCGATTATGTGGATGATGATCGCGGGACAGGGTTCATAATTCGCGGACCGGAGGATACCATAGATAGCTGTGCCTCCTGCGCCAATGCAGCAACCTGCGAGCATGATCATGATAGCTGTGATCATGACCATGGCGGCTGCGGGCATGACCACGGGCATGGGGGAGGTTGTGGCTGTCATTAA
- the csa3 gene encoding CRISPR-associated CARF protein Csa3, giving the protein MKTYLSLSGFDSSQIVSLIVKYGIEGGDKIVLIRPEVEPDTRGELTTRAIQDLSHQIDSSINLEIYRVNHQDFEGMVLSLKDLLEKAEGQVIANLSGGPREIFLAFTIACISKPDKIHKTTNFSDIDRCLNEIHLPNIVASLEEKQIKILKDISEFSPTNITNIAERLSLSESTISRQVARLADNKTLEVLPKGKTKELRITLAGKLLL; this is encoded by the coding sequence ATGAAAACCTACCTGTCTCTATCGGGCTTCGATTCCTCCCAGATAGTATCCCTGATAGTGAAATACGGGATTGAAGGAGGGGATAAAATAGTTCTCATCCGGCCTGAGGTGGAGCCGGACACGCGTGGAGAATTGACCACACGGGCTATTCAAGATCTCTCTCATCAGATCGACAGTTCCATAAATCTAGAGATTTACCGGGTCAACCATCAGGATTTCGAGGGGATGGTACTCTCCCTAAAAGACCTCCTGGAAAAAGCTGAAGGCCAAGTCATCGCTAATCTCTCAGGCGGACCGCGTGAGATCTTCTTAGCATTCACAATTGCCTGTATCTCTAAGCCAGATAAGATCCACAAGACGACAAACTTCAGCGATATCGATAGATGTCTCAACGAGATCCATTTGCCCAATATTGTTGCATCTTTAGAGGAAAAACAGATAAAGATTTTAAAGGACATATCTGAGTTCTCGCCCACTAACATCACAAATATTGCAGAGCGCCTCTCCCTTTCTGAGAGCACCATCTCAAGACAGGTTGCCCGGCTGGCTGATAACAAGACCCTGGAGGTATTGCCCAAAGGCAAGACAAAGGAGCTTCGAATTACCCTCGCCGGCAAATTGCTTCTCTGA
- the cas6 gene encoding CRISPR system precrRNA processing endoribonuclease RAMP protein Cas6 gives MDIFRSIIQPLVMRERNLRLEKGDLRVEEVSSTAASFQDIVTSAGEVKSPYLDFEFKSAACIQYRNSKVFEMFPHREAVFHSLLSKWNSVSPEELRMNIERDEMARYIVEKPLAYYTHSVVVNTVFDKVKGHPRPIMRQGFMGRCRYTLARDVPESIKNGVVALARFAEYSGVGSAVSRGCGAVKVTVGEGK, from the coding sequence GTGGATATATTCCGCTCCATCATCCAGCCATTGGTCATGAGAGAGAGAAACCTCCGCCTGGAAAAAGGAGATTTGCGGGTGGAGGAGGTCTCCAGCACCGCTGCCAGCTTCCAGGATATTGTGACGTCTGCGGGAGAGGTTAAAAGCCCATACCTTGATTTTGAGTTCAAATCGGCGGCCTGCATTCAGTACAGGAATAGCAAGGTCTTTGAGATGTTTCCTCACCGGGAAGCGGTATTTCACTCCCTCCTGTCAAAGTGGAATTCGGTCTCACCAGAAGAGCTGAGGATGAATATTGAGAGGGATGAGATGGCAAGATACATTGTGGAAAAGCCTTTGGCCTATTATACGCACAGTGTGGTGGTGAATACAGTGTTCGACAAGGTCAAAGGCCATCCGAGGCCGATCATGAGGCAAGGCTTTATGGGGCGCTGTCGGTACACTCTCGCTAGGGATGTGCCAGAGAGCATAAAGAATGGGGTTGTGGCCCTGGCCAGGTTTGCAGAATACAGCGGCGTAGGAAGTGCAGTTTCCCGAGGGTGTGGGGCTGTGAAGGTTACTGTGGGAGAGGGAAAGTAA
- the cas7d gene encoding type I-D CRISPR-associated protein Cas7/Csc2, protein MSIEDIKSKLATGLVENLINEPSAHYIHILLLRELQSSAIFTTNGQDADITTVGISASDGLVDYSPVMMFKRKQTGSDRRKAKELQRNLIGVQDTMDVNKMNQESPESMLYGSAAGDEAISVTSRVMYDTAYSIRDSSVLVEEKFQNAPGDAFAKGATTAIREPDFIMPGTLFPCVVTLRDATFQELIFVLGVTKMNKRYGAATSRIGRMNNHILGIYYGIEEGPANLFLSQEVVRRLATDNADLNCESMNKVLYSHVLDIEKVKGLVKQAFDEEIKALNINALENNEVKEFVDHIKEGEIKKALEEQKEKASTFFKSVNEKPKGKKKGTKE, encoded by the coding sequence ATGAGCATCGAAGATATCAAAAGCAAATTGGCAACAGGGCTTGTAGAAAATCTAATTAACGAACCTAGCGCACATTATATCCACATCTTACTGCTAAGAGAACTGCAATCTAGCGCCATTTTCACGACAAATGGCCAGGATGCAGATATCACCACTGTAGGAATCAGTGCCAGTGATGGATTGGTAGACTACTCACCAGTGATGATGTTCAAGAGAAAACAGACAGGTAGCGATAGACGAAAAGCAAAAGAGTTGCAGAGGAACCTCATAGGTGTTCAGGATACAATGGATGTGAACAAGATGAACCAGGAATCGCCTGAGTCGATGCTTTACGGTAGTGCTGCGGGAGATGAAGCAATCTCAGTCACTTCTCGGGTAATGTATGACACAGCATACTCAATAAGGGATTCCAGCGTTCTCGTTGAGGAGAAGTTTCAAAATGCACCTGGAGATGCATTCGCCAAAGGTGCTACAACTGCAATTCGTGAACCTGATTTCATAATGCCTGGAACTCTATTTCCATGCGTGGTCACACTGAGAGATGCTACATTTCAGGAGTTGATTTTCGTCTTGGGTGTGACCAAGATGAATAAACGTTATGGTGCAGCTACTTCAAGGATCGGGCGGATGAATAATCATATCCTTGGAATCTATTACGGCATAGAGGAAGGACCTGCAAATCTATTCCTCTCTCAGGAAGTGGTGAGGCGTCTAGCCACAGATAATGCTGATCTTAACTGTGAGAGCATGAATAAAGTACTCTACAGTCATGTGCTCGATATCGAGAAAGTAAAAGGGCTTGTTAAACAGGCGTTTGATGAGGAGATTAAGGCTTTGAATATCAATGCTCTAGAAAATAATGAAGTTAAGGAGTTTGTCGATCACATCAAAGAAGGTGAAATAAAAAAGGCATTGGAAGAGCAAAAGGAGAAGGCTTCAACCTTCTTCAAGAGCGTGAATGAAAAGCCAAAAGGCAAGAAAAAGGGGACAAAAGAATGA
- the cas5d gene encoding type I-D CRISPR-associated protein Cas5/Csc1: MSESFPAVECSIETLDRTLYASREVGDLVDTGDFILSTALYHAFGFVSGRYINYGNKPSYIEETSAIYKKFYITPAKPESVEEYVGRILGVQASKGKAKRFPHLGGHSVSQWNARPHRYAVKNWKAANLPKDQKGKNLPKFGKERVLDQQNLLIAYILPYEGDADTLASRIPRYVRFGKKRSKARIRSKVVEGMIDEGEFLTNHPFGVYDYEKMPLGDLISVKMRPVPLIVQGRYMGKFIRIPHSGKREDVVLPYKLEFLKAKR; this comes from the coding sequence ATGAGTGAGAGTTTCCCGGCAGTGGAATGTTCCATTGAGACTCTGGATCGAACACTATATGCATCAAGAGAAGTAGGCGATCTGGTAGATACGGGAGACTTCATCCTGAGCACTGCACTGTATCACGCCTTTGGCTTCGTTTCCGGGAGGTATATCAACTATGGAAATAAACCTTCCTATATCGAAGAAACCTCTGCGATCTATAAAAAGTTCTACATAACACCTGCAAAGCCCGAATCAGTCGAGGAATATGTGGGCAGAATTCTTGGTGTGCAGGCTTCAAAGGGCAAAGCGAAACGTTTTCCGCATCTGGGCGGACACTCTGTGAGCCAGTGGAACGCCCGGCCTCATCGGTACGCTGTAAAGAATTGGAAAGCAGCAAATTTGCCAAAAGATCAAAAGGGAAAAAATCTGCCTAAATTCGGAAAGGAACGGGTTCTCGATCAGCAGAACCTGCTAATTGCCTACATTCTGCCTTATGAAGGTGATGCAGATACATTGGCTTCAAGGATTCCAAGATATGTGCGTTTCGGGAAAAAACGATCGAAAGCAAGGATTAGATCCAAAGTTGTCGAAGGGATGATTGATGAGGGGGAGTTTCTCACCAACCATCCATTTGGTGTATACGATTATGAAAAAATGCCATTAGGCGATCTGATCTCAGTTAAAATGAGGCCTGTGCCTCTGATAGTTCAGGGGCGGTACATGGGCAAGTTCATACGAATACCTCATTCCGGAAAGCGGGAAGATGTTGTGCTTCCGTACAAATTGGAATTTTTGAAGGCGAAACGATGA
- the cas3 gene encoding type I-D CRISPR-associated helicase Cas3': MNLSETDLMDNSEKIVVNLDGIRLAQMHWDYLRDFESLKDFKAFEHQIDSEKFIKSNESFFLFNHSPTGSGKTISWLKPALDEKMKVIAVYPTNALVIDQKKQVDRSLERFGYNSQDYHVQAITGELLVEEKKLYPDEIGLRKGQLLNRIIRKGRGRGLILLTNPDILTLALKDAYYEHNIREAIRSVDMIVVDEFHLASVKQSDMLLFMMHEMSTDKRSRLKKFVFLSATPNQQIVERAKKAKLNVVIFDDKSTPLSCSEGRPVLPQLKLLVRSGAIYKTYELIKKDLGYFVDLCRRQLPNGNKAKTVFILDGIYEVDEIFSVLKDALHDQGFIVERVDGLHPATEEKLKNFDVLVSNSSVEVGIDFNVDRLVFSGYSKSKLLQRIGRLRNKPENEICEAVCFVPNVLYDHLKGLSARAGSLRLTRKEFVDQLDKLMESGLDLSSYSRTYSPMEAYLYLKSRIKGSTWQDSLGEEHREKGMPESIQGEEWIRTLKLLESHFLDRDIDGQMFDWLDEESRRLQEGLLTYRGSRFQALMFDRDEKQLNLYDLMYLLRRGKVEFMPSQRFAQRLREAYGENYDADMKPRYESMKRFAAGFCWYYGTLGEETRKVVFKGEGAHYKKIMLNAADHARKPRMVDGFKVETEPNIPSLSCLNDTLTEYKIFARLIDQSGSYLKAKFNLGDFFYLYPYSGMRSVAFGHDALYIDCLIRDEYERRR, from the coding sequence ATGAATTTGAGTGAAACCGATTTGATGGATAATTCTGAAAAGATCGTTGTGAATCTTGACGGGATCCGACTGGCGCAGATGCATTGGGATTATCTCAGAGATTTCGAAAGCCTTAAGGATTTCAAAGCGTTCGAACATCAGATCGATAGTGAAAAATTTATCAAGTCTAATGAATCATTTTTTCTTTTCAATCACAGTCCAACAGGTTCAGGCAAAACGATTTCATGGCTAAAACCAGCCCTAGATGAAAAGATGAAGGTGATTGCTGTCTATCCCACCAATGCTTTAGTAATCGATCAGAAAAAACAGGTCGATAGGTCATTAGAGCGATTCGGTTACAATTCACAGGATTATCATGTTCAAGCCATCACCGGAGAGTTGCTGGTTGAGGAGAAGAAGTTGTATCCTGATGAGATCGGCCTAAGAAAGGGCCAGCTATTAAATCGTATCATACGCAAAGGGCGCGGTCGTGGGCTCATCTTGCTCACAAATCCCGACATACTAACTCTCGCCTTAAAGGACGCCTACTACGAGCATAATATTCGAGAAGCCATCCGAAGCGTGGATATGATCGTAGTGGATGAATTTCATCTCGCTTCAGTTAAGCAGAGTGACATGCTTCTTTTCATGATGCATGAGATGAGCACTGATAAAAGAAGCCGTCTGAAGAAGTTTGTTTTCTTGAGTGCGACTCCTAACCAACAGATCGTCGAAAGGGCAAAGAAAGCTAAATTAAATGTTGTCATATTCGACGATAAGAGCACTCCTCTGTCCTGTTCAGAAGGGCGCCCAGTGCTACCTCAATTGAAGTTATTGGTGAGGAGTGGAGCAATCTATAAGACTTACGAACTTATCAAAAAAGATTTGGGATATTTTGTAGATCTTTGCAGGCGCCAACTTCCAAATGGCAATAAAGCCAAGACAGTCTTCATTTTGGACGGAATCTATGAGGTGGATGAGATATTTAGTGTGCTGAAGGATGCGCTACATGATCAGGGATTCATAGTCGAACGTGTAGACGGCCTACACCCTGCGACTGAAGAAAAGTTGAAGAATTTCGATGTTTTAGTTTCAAATTCTTCAGTTGAGGTGGGCATTGACTTCAATGTTGACCGCCTTGTCTTCTCCGGCTATTCAAAGAGCAAGCTGCTGCAAAGGATTGGGCGATTGAGGAATAAGCCAGAGAACGAGATCTGCGAGGCTGTCTGTTTTGTACCTAATGTTCTTTATGATCATCTAAAAGGGCTTTCCGCAAGGGCAGGCTCTTTGAGGCTGACACGAAAAGAATTTGTTGATCAGCTGGATAAATTGATGGAGTCCGGACTCGATTTATCGTCTTATTCGAGAACATACTCGCCCATGGAAGCATATTTATATTTAAAATCAAGGATAAAAGGGAGTACATGGCAGGATAGTCTAGGTGAAGAACACCGTGAAAAAGGTATGCCTGAATCGATTCAAGGCGAAGAGTGGATAAGAACGCTTAAACTACTGGAAAGCCACTTTCTGGACCGAGATATCGACGGTCAAATGTTCGATTGGCTTGATGAAGAATCTCGACGTTTGCAAGAAGGCCTTCTAACCTATCGTGGTTCTAGATTTCAGGCTTTGATGTTTGATAGGGATGAAAAGCAGCTCAATCTTTATGATCTGATGTACCTTCTCCGGCGAGGAAAAGTCGAGTTTATGCCTTCCCAAAGATTCGCCCAGCGGTTGAGGGAAGCTTATGGTGAAAATTATGATGCCGATATGAAGCCCAGATACGAATCGATGAAGAGGTTTGCCGCAGGCTTCTGTTGGTATTACGGGACGCTGGGCGAAGAGACCCGGAAGGTGGTCTTCAAGGGGGAAGGTGCACATTACAAAAAAATAATGCTAAACGCCGCAGACCATGCCAGAAAACCGCGAATGGTTGATGGATTCAAGGTGGAGACTGAGCCCAATATCCCATCGCTATCCTGTTTGAATGACACATTGACAGAATACAAGATTTTCGCCAGGCTGATAGATCAGAGCGGCTCATATCTCAAAGCCAAGTTCAATCTGGGCGATTTCTTTTACCTTTATCCATATTCAGGTATGAGAAGTGTAGCTTTTGGACATGATGCTCTCTATATTGACTGCTTGATCAGGGATGAGTATGAGAGAAGAAGATGA
- the cas4 gene encoding CRISPR-associated protein Cas4, protein MREEDELVNAGHINQYLYCPRRYYYISYFNTIGMNYFLKDGLIKHKNQSRRGGWIRELYLKSETLGIHGKIDVLESKNIKSIGTTLTPIERKRGFSYHINDEVQLAAYCMLLEDYLGEPVRMGYLYLFGTNERYAITITDWHREKVLQVVQAIRNMSLDKIPGFADNPNKCEKCSTVQYCLPEETKMLEKEEAKKARREK, encoded by the coding sequence ATGAGAGAAGAAGATGAACTCGTAAATGCTGGACACATAAATCAGTATCTTTACTGTCCACGTAGATACTATTATATTAGTTATTTTAATACGATTGGGATGAACTACTTCCTGAAAGACGGACTGATAAAGCATAAAAACCAATCTAGAAGAGGCGGATGGATTCGAGAGCTATATTTAAAATCGGAAACTCTTGGAATCCATGGAAAAATAGATGTCTTGGAGTCCAAGAATATTAAAAGCATTGGAACTACCTTAACGCCTATCGAACGCAAACGAGGCTTCTCCTACCACATTAACGACGAGGTTCAGCTTGCCGCCTACTGCATGCTCCTGGAAGACTACCTTGGAGAGCCCGTGCGCATGGGATATCTCTATCTTTTCGGCACCAACGAGCGCTATGCGATTACTATCACCGACTGGCACCGGGAGAAGGTGTTGCAGGTAGTTCAAGCCATTCGCAACATGAGCCTTGACAAGATCCCAGGCTTTGCAGATAATCCAAATAAGTGTGAAAAGTGCAGCACTGTGCAGTATTGTCTGCCTGAGGAGACGAAGATGCTGGAAAAAGAGGAAGCAAAGAAGGCTAGGAGAGAGAAATGA